CCTGCAGATCTATCCCGCCGGCATTCTTTATCTGCATCTCATACCATTTGCAGAATTCCTCCGGATCATTGGTATTGCCCTGAGGCACATAGACATTTGCCATGTTTATGTTTATGTGCTTGAAGAGATTCTCATGCATAAAATAGTTATAACTGTTTCTGTGAAGCGGTGCAAGTCCAACATATTCATCAAGATTGAATGACTTGGTTTTTGAGAAATCGAGACCCTCTTCTTTGTGAAACCTCACAAGTTCCTGATACATCCCCACTGGTGTGTCACCTGTCGCCATCCCAAGAACCAGATCGTGTTTACGCCTGATTTCAGATGCTATTATCTTTGCAGATGTCTTGCTCATCTCTTCATAGTTCGGAGTTATTATTATCTCCATAACTGCTCCTGGTTTTTTATTGTGTGCACCTCATTTTTCATTACAACTGTCTGAATCGAGGTAAAAGCAAACTACTATTCCGGCAGGAAAAAGATCTACTTTTTCTTGAACAAATCCTGAAATCCCTGCCTCATATTCTGAAAAACATTCCCTACGGCTCTTTTTAAAATCATTCTGTCCAACTCAATCTTTGGGTTGGAAAGGCTGCCATAAACTCTGCACTTGAACAGCTTGCCTCTCCTCTCCGTAGATTCAAGAGAACCTGCTACCAGATTAGAAAGTTTTCTGGCCATTTTAGCTGATATCTCTCCCCGCATCTCCTGGTTCAGCTCTCCATCCAGACTTATCCACCCATCAGCATTCAAATCCAACATCTCCCCGCTGCCGCTCATTGCGGTAAGTAACTTTCCCTGGCCCTGAAGCTGCAAATCAGCCTTAAACTTGCTGAAACGAAGCTCTTTAAACTCTGGTGCCGAAAGGAAAAAAGAAAACGCCTCCTGAATGGAAAGTCCCCTTGTGGAAAATTCAGTCACATTGATCGCTGCAGTCCCCCTGAGCGAGTCAATCTCAAGATTACCCCACAGACAGATCTCTATATCCGCCTTTCCTCCTACCTCCCCACTTCCAAACTGCTGTGCCTGATAAAGCCGTTTCAGATTGAGACCAGATCCTGAAAAAGATAATTGCTCCAGATACCTCTTTTCAGGATCTATAACCGAACTAACCCTGAACTTTCCGCCATAAGCCCTGCCTTTACACCTGTTTAATCGAACCCGGCCATCATACGTAACAACGCCTTTAATATCAGTAACAAAATTCTTCCTGTAATAAACCTCATCACCTTCAAAAAAACACTCTATTACACCCGCTCCCTCATCACCCGGTCCAATTTCAAATGAAAAATCCTTTGCTACAATATCATTTTTTTTT
Above is a genomic segment from Fibrobacter sp. containing:
- a CDS encoding AsmA-like C-terminal region-containing protein produces the protein VSITRVRLVERFIAIFLLLVLLITALGFFPFSHSKFRDYLKGALIKEGVEHCSVGKVAITLWKKIEITDIEIGMSEKGQSYLFQSDKIQVSFNLFSVLFRLKQLKGEFADLSVKRRLLSDPLSVLEDLIRIRSRYNNFEEVKLYRVALKVTKGKKNDIVAKDFSFEIGPGDEGAGVIECFFEGDEVYYRKNFVTDIKGVVTYDGRVRLNRCKGRAYGGKFRVSSVIDPEKRYLEQLSFSGSGLNLKRLYQAQQFGSGEVGGKADIEICLWGNLEIDSLRGTAAINVTEFSTRGLSIQEAFSFFLSAPEFKELRFSKFKADLQLQGQGKLLTAMSGSGEMLDLNADGWISLDGELNQEMRGEISAKMARKLSNLVAGSLESTERRGKLFKCRVYGSLSNPKIELDRMILKRAVGNVFQNMRQGFQDLFKKK